One region of Syngnathus scovelli strain Florida chromosome 15, RoL_Ssco_1.2, whole genome shotgun sequence genomic DNA includes:
- the LOC125982261 gene encoding cornifelin homolog B: protein MTSKMVFKQPQPVMIHQESNEWGSHICDCCNDVPMCCCGFWCLPCFACMTAKKYGECLCLPLVDCLVSPLVPPVTMSTRVSMRQLYGIRGSMFNDCVCATFCTACVWCQMAREMKARAIDIVLVNKHSKTLA, encoded by the exons ATGACGTCCAAGATGGTTTTCAAGCAGCCGCAGCCTGTTATGATTCACCAAGAATCCAACGAGTGGGGCAGCCACATCTGCGACTGCTGCAACGACGTACCCATGT GCTGCTGCGGGTTCTGGTGCTTACCTTGCTTCGCATGCATGACGGCCAAGAAGTACGGCGAGTGCCTCTGCCTCCCCCTGGTGGACTGTCTGGTCAGCCCGCTAGTGCCTCCTGTCACCATGTCCACCAGGGTGTCCATGCGCCAGTTGTACGGCATACGG GGCTCCATGTTCAACGATTGCGTGTGCGCCACTTTCTGCACGGCGTGCGTTTGGTGCCAGATGGCGCGCGAGATGAAGGCGCGGGCCATCGATATCGTGCTGGTGAACAAGCACAGCAAGACGCTGGCCTAA
- the LOC125982257 gene encoding heterogeneous nuclear ribonucleoprotein A/B, whose translation MADSDILLMETSEQNGNEGDEDQNDAAAEAELMADDDSQADGGKIDASKGEEDAGKMFVGGLSWETNKKDLKDYFSKFGEVSDCTIKIDTASGRSRGFGFVLFKDPASVDKVLEQSQHKLDGRQIDPKRALAMKKEAVKKIFVGGLNPEATEESIRAHFGAFGEIETIELPLDPKSKKRRGFIFITYKDEASVKKCLEKKFHNIEGGRCELKIAQPKEVYQQQQQQQQYGGGRGGGGGGGYGGRGGRGGRGGQSQGWNQGGYGSYYQQGYGGQGYGGQGYGSYGGYGGYDYPSGGYYGYPGYDYSQGSASYGKAPRRGHQSTYKPY comes from the exons ATGGCCGACTCTGACATTCTGCTCATGGAGACTTCAGAGCAGAACGGCAACGAGGGCGACGAGGACCAGAACGACGCCGCCGCCGAAGCCGAGTTGATGGCTGACGACGACAGCCAGGCAGACGGCGGCAAAATTGACGCCAGCAAAGGCGAAGAGGATGCTGG CAAAATGTTTGTGGGCGGCCTGAGCTGGGAGACCAACAAGAAAGACCTCAAGGACTATTTCAGCAAgtttggcgaggtgtcggactgcACCATCAAAATCGACACGGCCAGCGGGCGCTCCCGCGGCTTTGGCTTTGTGCTCTTCAAGGACCCGGCCAGCGTGGACAAG GTGCTGGAGCAGAGCCAGCACAAATTGGACGGCCGCCAGATCGACCCCAAGCGGGCCCTGGCCATGAAGAAGGAGGCCGTCAAGAAGATCTTTGTGGGTGGCTTGAATCCAGAAGCCACTGAGGAGAGCATAAGGGCGCACTTTGGGGCCTTTGGAGAG ATCGAAACCATTGAGCTCCCCCTGGACCCCAAGTCGAAGAAGAGGAGGGGCTTCATCTTCATCACGTACAAAGATGAAGCCAGCGTCAAGAAGTGCTTGGAAAAGAAGTTCCACAACATAGAGGGCGGCAGG TGTGAGTTGAAGATCGCCCAACCCAAGGAAGTGtaccagcagcagcaacagcagcagcaatacGGCGGAGgacgtggtggcggcggcggcggtggctacGGTGGCCGAGGGGGCCGAGGAGGGCGCGGAG GCCAGAGCCAGGGCTGGAACCAGGGCGGCTATGGAAGCTACTATCAGCAGGGATACGGCGGTCAAGGCTACGGCGGCCAAGGCTACGGCAGCTACGGCGGCTACGGGGGCTACGACTACCCCTCCGGCGGCTACTACGGATATCCCGGATACGACTACA GCCAGGGCAGCGCCAGTTACGGCAAGGCTCCTCGACGGGGCCACCAGAGCACCTACAAGCCATACTGA
- the LOC125982260 gene encoding protein BTG4 isoform X1 encodes MKEEIAATVFFMGRLVKRYGCLDENGRERFATALTSALFESYKNHWHPDVPAKGQAYRCLRMNWLQLQDPVLQKVCERSGVRYDDLGLPRELTVWVDPGEVSCRYGEHGAPFSISVVDGSRHARGQFSRRVHDAVERASLEVPSESSSDEGGGGGEEEEEEEEEEEERRGGGSPSALFAEPKSIPTVNNPNSVYRVSQHSSASLLPAPPGRGSPTLGGSRLAGTPSRLSSRFLLSHRSSWRAPKVSIPTGPCSPSPGPAWISTTGSASPAPKTLRIPGEEKNFPKKV; translated from the exons ATGAAGGAGGAAATTGCCGCCACCGTGTTCTTCATGGGCCGCCTGGTCAAGCGCTACGGATGCCTGGACGAGAACGGCCGCGAGCGCTTTGCCACCGCGCTCACGTCAGCCTTGTTTGAGAGCTACAAGAACCACTGGCACCCGGACGTGCCCGCCAAGGGCCAGGCCTACAG GTGCCTGCGGATGAACTGGTTACAACTACAGGATCCAGTGCTTCAGAAGGTGTGCGAGAGAAGCGGCGTGCGCTACGACGACCTGGGCCTGCCTCGGGAGCTCACCGTGTGGGTCGACCCCGGCGAGGTCTCGTGCAG GTACGGCGAACACGGCGCCCCCTTCTCCATCTCAGTTGTGGACGGCAGTCGACACGCCCGTGGCCAGTTTTCCCGGCGAGTCCACGACGCGGTGGAGCGCGCCAGCCTGGAAGTGCCCTCGGAGAGTTCTTCGGatgaaggcggcggcggcggggaggaggaggaggaggaggaggaagaagaagaagagcgcCGTGGCGGGGGCAGCCCCTCTGCTCTCTTTGCCGAACCCAAAAGCATCCCGACTGTTAACAACCCCAATAGCGTCTACCGGGTAAGTCAGCACAG TTCAGCGAGTTTGCTCCCGGCGCCCCCCGGACGTGGCTCACCTACCCTAGGAGGAAGCCGTTTGGCGGGGACGCCTTCCCGCCTCTCGTCCCGCTTCCTCCTCTCTCACCGCAGCAGCTGGCGGGCTCCAAAGGTTTCTATTCCGACCGGACCTTGTTCACCTTCACCGGGCCCCGCGTGGATAAGTACCACTGGGTCAGCAAGTCCCGCTCCTAAAACTCTCCGCATCCCTGGAGAAGAAAAGAATTTCCCCAAAAAAGTCTAA
- the LOC125982260 gene encoding maternal B9.10 protein isoform X2, which yields MKEEIAATVFFMGRLVKRYGCLDENGRERFATALTSALFESYKNHWHPDVPAKGQAYRCLRMNWLQLQDPVLQKVCERSGVRYDDLGLPRELTVWVDPGEVSCRYGEHGAPFSISVVDGSRHARGQFSRRVHDAVERASLEVPSESSSDEGGGGGEEEEEEEEEEEERRGGGSPSALFAEPKSIPTVNNPNSVYRFSEFAPGAPRTWLTYPRRKPFGGDAFPPLVPLPPLSPQQLAGSKGFYSDRTLFTFTGPRVDKYHWVSKSRS from the exons ATGAAGGAGGAAATTGCCGCCACCGTGTTCTTCATGGGCCGCCTGGTCAAGCGCTACGGATGCCTGGACGAGAACGGCCGCGAGCGCTTTGCCACCGCGCTCACGTCAGCCTTGTTTGAGAGCTACAAGAACCACTGGCACCCGGACGTGCCCGCCAAGGGCCAGGCCTACAG GTGCCTGCGGATGAACTGGTTACAACTACAGGATCCAGTGCTTCAGAAGGTGTGCGAGAGAAGCGGCGTGCGCTACGACGACCTGGGCCTGCCTCGGGAGCTCACCGTGTGGGTCGACCCCGGCGAGGTCTCGTGCAG GTACGGCGAACACGGCGCCCCCTTCTCCATCTCAGTTGTGGACGGCAGTCGACACGCCCGTGGCCAGTTTTCCCGGCGAGTCCACGACGCGGTGGAGCGCGCCAGCCTGGAAGTGCCCTCGGAGAGTTCTTCGGatgaaggcggcggcggcggggaggaggaggaggaggaggaggaagaagaagaagagcgcCGTGGCGGGGGCAGCCCCTCTGCTCTCTTTGCCGAACCCAAAAGCATCCCGACTGTTAACAACCCCAATAGCGTCTACCGG TTCAGCGAGTTTGCTCCCGGCGCCCCCCGGACGTGGCTCACCTACCCTAGGAGGAAGCCGTTTGGCGGGGACGCCTTCCCGCCTCTCGTCCCGCTTCCTCCTCTCTCACCGCAGCAGCTGGCGGGCTCCAAAGGTTTCTATTCCGACCGGACCTTGTTCACCTTCACCGGGCCCCGCGTGGATAAGTACCACTGGGTCAGCAAGTCCCGCTCCTAA
- the slc25a14 gene encoding brain mitochondrial carrier protein 1: MFFAVLVRLLSQRCCVDLCLAGLLLFLSGLQQAEAAAAAAAAGAAGAPTVEMANLNWKPFIYGGMASIVAEFSTFPIDLTKTRLQVQGQSQYTEVRYRGMFHALFRIGKEEGVRALYSGISPALLRQASYGTIKIGTYNSLKRLFVSHPEDETMVINVFCGVVSGVLSSSLANPTDVLKIRMQAQGSLLQGSMMSNFINIYQTEGTRGLWRGVIPTAQRAAIVVGVELPVYDITKKHLLRSGVMGDTILTHFISSFTCGLAGALASNPVDVVRTRMMNQRVLSGAPMYKGTLDGVMQTWRNEGFFALYKGFWPNWLRLGPWNIIFFITFEQLKKLPL, translated from the exons ATGTTTTTTgccgtgcttgttcgcctgctgTCACAGCGCTGTTGCGTGGACCTGTGCCTGGCCGGCTTGCTGTTGTTCCTGAGCGGGCTGCAGCAAGCAGAggcagcagccgccgccgcagcagcagGGGCCGCCGGAGCCCCCACAGTGGAGATGGCCAACCTGAACTGGAAGCCGTTTATCTACGGTGGGATGGCCTCGATCGTCGCAGAATTTA GCACGTTCCCCATCGATCTGACAAAGACGCGGCTCCAGGTGCAGGGTCAGTCCCAGTACACGGAGGTGCGCTACAGAGGCATGTTCCACGCCCTGTTCAGGATCGGGAAGGAGGAGGGCGTCCGGGCGCTTTACTCAGG CATCTCACCTGCCCTGTTGAGGCAAGCGTCTTACGGGACCATCAAGATCGGAACCTACAACTCGCTCAAGAGGCTTTTTGTCAGTCACCCGGAGG ACGAGACCATGGTCATCAACGTCTTCTGCGGAGTGGTCTCCGGCGTCCTGTCCTCCTCGCTGGCCAATCCCACGGACGTGCTCAAG ATCCGAATGCAAGCGCAGGGCAGTTTGCTGCAAGGCAGCATGATGTCCAACTTCATCAACATCTACCAGACGGAAGGCACCAGAGGCCTCTGGCGG GGCGTCATTCCCACGGCGCAGAGGGCCGCCATCGTCGTCGGCGTTGAACTCCCCGTCTACGACATCACAAAGAAGCACCTCCTCCGCTCCGGCGTCATGGGCGACACCATTTTGACACACTTCAT CTCCAGTTTCACCTGCGGCCTGGCAGGGGCGCTGGCCTCCAACCCCGTGGACGTGGTGCGCACACGCATGATGAACCAGCGCGTGCTGTCGGGGGCGCCCATGTACAAAGGCACGCTGGATGGCGTGATGCAGACGTGGAGGAACGAGGGCTTCTTTGCGCTCTACAAAGGATTCTGGCCCAACTGGCTGCGGCTGGGCCCTTGGAACATCATC TTCTTCATCACCTTTGAGCAGCTGAAGAAGCTCCCGTTGTAA
- the LOC125982253 gene encoding dual specificity protein kinase CLK1-like — MGRKVRDLDSCLDRKETEPNTVQVEMKRSASDNRHSSTDPHNSPESTDLRDDHRVPRSPSGESGDRDEDQGHLLYHVGLVMKERYEVVSTLGEGAFAKVAECIDRDADTRVAVKIVRNIQSFQRAAKCEIAVLEEINALDDDNRFACVRMLDWFEHQGHVCLVFELLGRSTYEVLRQNRFLPFSVEQIRHMAFQIFQAVSFLHRNKLTHTDLKPENILFVCSDMKSNEQMKLDKRKTSSPDVKVVDFGAAVFDHQHHQPLVSTRHYRAPEIILELGWNQSCDVWSLACVLMEYYSGHTLFPTHDSREHLAMMEKILGPIPPHMLKQSRKQHYILNERLDWDERSSSGRYVRKHCRPLKSLPRRSDDERQLLDLLARMLELDVSRRITLEEALWHPFFQAARLENQRPS, encoded by the exons ATGGGCAGGAAAGTGCGGGACTTGGATTCTTGCTTAG ACCGCAAAGAGACTGAGCCAAACACAGTCCAAGTTGAGATGAAGAGGAGCGCAAGTGACAACCGGCACAGCTCTACGGATCCTCACAACTCT CCGGAGTCCACCGACCTCCGCGATGACCACCGAGTTCCCAGGAGTCCAAGCGGCGAGAGCGGCGACCGCGATGAAGACCAAGGTCACCTGCTCTACCACGTCGGCCTCGTGATGAAGGAACGCT ATGAGGTGGTGTCCACGCTGGGAGAGGGAGCCTTCGCAAAAGTGGCCGAGTGTATCGACCGAGACGC AGACACTCGCGTGGCAGTCAAGATCGTGCGCAACATCCAAAGTTTCCAGCGGGCAGCCAAATGCGAGATCGCCGTCCTGGAGGAGATCAACGCCTTGGACGACGACAACAGATT CGCTTGTGTGCGGATGTTGGACTGGTTTGAGCACCAAGGCCACGTGTGTCTGGTCTTCGAGCTGCTGGGACGCAGCACCTACGAGGTCCTCCGGCAAAACCGGTTCCTGCCGTTCAGCGTGGAGCAGATCCGACACATGGCCTTTCAGATCTTCCAAGCCGTCAGCT TCCTGCATCGCAATAAGCTGACCCACACTGATCTGAAACCGGAGAACATCTTGTTTGTCTGCTCTGACATGAAATCCAACGAGCAGATG AAACTTGACAAGAGGAAGACGAGCAGTCCGGATGTAAAGGTGGTGGACTTTGGCGCCGCCGTTTTCGACCACCAGCATCACCAACCCTTAGTGTCCACGCGCCACTATCGAGCTCCGGAAATCATACTCG AGTTAGGCTGGAATCAATCGTGTGACGTTTGGAGTTTGGCCTGCGTTCTCATGGAGTACTACTCGGGACACACGCTATTCCCG ACTCATGACAGCAGGGAGCATCTGGCCATGATGGAGAAAATTCTGGGACCCATCCCGCCGCACATGCTGAAACAAAGCAG AAAGCAACACTACATCCTCAATGAGCGACTGGACTGGGACGAACGCAGCTCCTCGGGCCGATACGTCCGAAAACACTGCAGGCCTCTCAAG AGCCTGCCGAGGCGCAGCGACGACGAGCGGCAGCTGTTGGACCTTCTGGCCCGCATGCTGGAGTTGGACGTGAGTCGGCGCATCACCCTGGAGGAGGCGCTGTGGCACCCGTTTTTCCAAGCGGCCAGACTGGAGAACCAAAGGCCAAGCTAA